One Notolabrus celidotus isolate fNotCel1 chromosome 18, fNotCel1.pri, whole genome shotgun sequence DNA window includes the following coding sequences:
- the LOC117830544 gene encoding trichohyalin-like isoform X2, with product MPKKTQKVAKADKSRSKCQEDPIDFSKLPQDLKTLDEVWKKERGNTRKKNKSSRLQEKREMELAEQKSQEQEDQKELINPTAEKTPAEEAGFIETIKNLPQEQLLDSSPEDLKTPDEVWNKERRNTQKKNRFRCLQEETEMELAEQKSEDQEDQEELQNPTADKTPALLEAEYMETIKKLSKKDLIEECLQLRKDYVTTEQKLKKKLQKEKTQRKLLREELEMKKASNTDVQESESEVPAQQQQAGLLNPETEEKLKSLEDRVLNDQRDITNLTAERDTLTAERDTLTAERDTLTQEMAEINILKEEAIKKQEDLLEENEELKHELSLKKCLEQENEELKERIKTSQEEFNAELQLAKQNRGHRDQQY from the exons atgcccaaaaaaacGCAGAAAGTGGCCAAGGCTGACAAAAGCAGAAGCAAATGTCAGGAGGACCCGATCGATTTTTCCAAACTTCCTCAGGACTTAAAAACACTTGATGAAGTCTggaaaaaagagaggggaaaCACTCGTAAAAAGAATAAATCCAGCCGCTtgcaagagaagagagaaatggAGTTGGCTGAACAAAAGTCACAGGAGCAAGAAGATCAGAAGGAGCTGATTAATCCCACTGCTGAGAAAACTCCTGCCGAAGAAGCTGGGTTCATTGAGACCATCAAGAACCTGCCACAAGAGCAACTTCTAGACTCAAGTCCTGAGGACTTAAAAACACCTGATGAAGTCTGGaataaagagaggagaaacactCAGAAAAAGAATAGATTCAGATGCTTGcaagaggagacagaaatggaGTTGGCTGAACAAAAGTCAGAGGACCAAGAAGATCAGGAGGAGCTGCAAAATCCCACTGCTGATAAAACTCCTGCCCTACTAGAAGCTGAGTACATGGAGACCATCAAGAAGCTGTCAAAAAAGGACCTTATAGAGGAGTGTCTGCAGCTGAGGAAGGACTATGTAACCACCGAACAGAAGCTGAAGAAAAAACTTCAGAAGGAGAAGACTCAGAGGAAACTTCTCCGAGAAGAGCTGGAGATGAAGAAAGCTTCAAACACTGACGTCCAGGAGAGTGAGTCCGAGGTCCCTGCTCAACAACAGCAAGCTGGTCTCCTAAACCCTGAAACTGAGGAGAAATTAAAGTCTCTGGAAGACAGGGTGCTGAACGACCAGCGAGATATCACCAACCTGACAGCTGAACGGGACACCCTGACGGCTGAACGCGACACCCTGACGGCTGAACGGGACACCCTCACACAAGAGATGGCAGAGATCAACATACTGAAGGAAGAGGCCATCAAGAAGCAGGAGGATCTCTTGGAG GAGAACGAGGAGCTGAAACATGAACTCAGCCTCAAGAAATGTCTTGAACAGGAGAATGAGGAGCTGAAAGAGAGGATCAAAACCAGCCAGGAAGAGTTCAACGCTGAGCTCCAGCTTGCAAAACAGAACA GAGGACACAGAGATCAACAGTATTGA
- the LOC117830544 gene encoding trichohyalin-like isoform X3, with protein sequence MPKKTQKVAKADKSRSKCQEDPIDFSKLPQDLKTLDEVWKKERGNTRKKNKSSRLQEKREMELAEQKSEDQEDQEELQNPTADKTPALLEAEYMETIKKLSKKDLIEECLQLRKDYVTTEQKLKKKLQKEKTQRKLLREELEMKKASNTDVQESESEVPAQQQQAGLLNPETEEKLKSLEDRVLNDQRDITNLTAERDTLTAERDTLTAERDTLTQEMAEINILKEEAIKKQEDLLEENEELKHELSLKKCLHQENEELKHELSLKTCLHQENEELKHELSLKKCLDQENEELKHELSLKTCLHQENEELKHELSLKKCLEQENEELKERIKTSQEEFNAELQLAKQNRGHRDQQY encoded by the exons atgcccaaaaaaacGCAGAAAGTGGCCAAGGCTGACAAAAGCAGAAGCAAATGTCAGGAGGACCCGATCGATTTTTCCAAACTTCCTCAGGACTTAAAAACACTTGATGAAGTCTggaaaaaagagaggggaaaCACTCGTAAAAAGAATAAATCCAGCCGCTtgcaagagaagagagaa atggaGTTGGCTGAACAAAAGTCAGAGGACCAAGAAGATCAGGAGGAGCTGCAAAATCCCACTGCTGATAAAACTCCTGCCCTACTAGAAGCTGAGTACATGGAGACCATCAAGAAGCTGTCAAAAAAGGACCTTATAGAGGAGTGTCTGCAGCTGAGGAAGGACTATGTAACCACCGAACAGAAGCTGAAGAAAAAACTTCAGAAGGAGAAGACTCAGAGGAAACTTCTCCGAGAAGAGCTGGAGATGAAGAAAGCTTCAAACACTGACGTCCAGGAGAGTGAGTCCGAGGTCCCTGCTCAACAACAGCAAGCTGGTCTCCTAAACCCTGAAACTGAGGAGAAATTAAAGTCTCTGGAAGACAGGGTGCTGAACGACCAGCGAGATATCACCAACCTGACAGCTGAACGGGACACCCTGACGGCTGAACGCGACACCCTGACGGCTGAACGGGACACCCTCACACAAGAGATGGCAGAGATCAACATACTGAAGGAAGAGGCCATCAAGAAGCAGGAGGATCTCTTGGAGGAGAACGAGGAGCTGAAACATGAACTCAGCCTCAAGAAATGTCTTCACCAGGAGAATGAGGAGCTGAAACATGAACTCAGCCTCAAGACATGTCTTCACCAGGAGAACGAGGAGCTGAAACATGAACTCAGCCTCAAGAAATGTCTTGACCAGGAGAACGAGGAGCTGAAACATGAACTCAGCCTCAAGACATGTCTTCACCAGGAGAACGAGGAGCTGAAACATGAACTCAGCCTCAAGAAATGTCTTGAACAGGAGAATGAGGAGCTGAAAGAGAGGATCAAAACCAGCCAGGAAGAGTTCAACGCTGAGCTCCAGCTTGCAAAACAGAACA GAGGACACAGAGATCAACAGTATTGA
- the LOC117830544 gene encoding trichohyalin-like isoform X1 has product MPKKTQKVAKADKSRSKCQEDPIDFSKLPQDLKTLDEVWKKERGNTRKKNKSSRLQEKREMELAEQKSQEQEDQKELINPTAEKTPAEEAGFIETIKNLPQEQLLDSSPEDLKTPDEVWNKERRNTQKKNRFRCLQEETEMELAEQKSEDQEDQEELQNPTADKTPALLEAEYMETIKKLSKKDLIEECLQLRKDYVTTEQKLKKKLQKEKTQRKLLREELEMKKASNTDVQESESEVPAQQQQAGLLNPETEEKLKSLEDRVLNDQRDITNLTAERDTLTAERDTLTAERDTLTQEMAEINILKEEAIKKQEDLLEENEELKHELSLKKCLHQENEELKHELSLKTCLHQENEELKHELSLKKCLDQENEELKHELSLKTCLHQENEELKHELSLKKCLEQENEELKERIKTSQEEFNAELQLAKQNRGHRDQQY; this is encoded by the exons atgcccaaaaaaacGCAGAAAGTGGCCAAGGCTGACAAAAGCAGAAGCAAATGTCAGGAGGACCCGATCGATTTTTCCAAACTTCCTCAGGACTTAAAAACACTTGATGAAGTCTggaaaaaagagaggggaaaCACTCGTAAAAAGAATAAATCCAGCCGCTtgcaagagaagagagaaatggAGTTGGCTGAACAAAAGTCACAGGAGCAAGAAGATCAGAAGGAGCTGATTAATCCCACTGCTGAGAAAACTCCTGCCGAAGAAGCTGGGTTCATTGAGACCATCAAGAACCTGCCACAAGAGCAACTTCTAGACTCAAGTCCTGAGGACTTAAAAACACCTGATGAAGTCTGGaataaagagaggagaaacactCAGAAAAAGAATAGATTCAGATGCTTGcaagaggagacagaaatggaGTTGGCTGAACAAAAGTCAGAGGACCAAGAAGATCAGGAGGAGCTGCAAAATCCCACTGCTGATAAAACTCCTGCCCTACTAGAAGCTGAGTACATGGAGACCATCAAGAAGCTGTCAAAAAAGGACCTTATAGAGGAGTGTCTGCAGCTGAGGAAGGACTATGTAACCACCGAACAGAAGCTGAAGAAAAAACTTCAGAAGGAGAAGACTCAGAGGAAACTTCTCCGAGAAGAGCTGGAGATGAAGAAAGCTTCAAACACTGACGTCCAGGAGAGTGAGTCCGAGGTCCCTGCTCAACAACAGCAAGCTGGTCTCCTAAACCCTGAAACTGAGGAGAAATTAAAGTCTCTGGAAGACAGGGTGCTGAACGACCAGCGAGATATCACCAACCTGACAGCTGAACGGGACACCCTGACGGCTGAACGCGACACCCTGACGGCTGAACGGGACACCCTCACACAAGAGATGGCAGAGATCAACATACTGAAGGAAGAGGCCATCAAGAAGCAGGAGGATCTCTTGGAGGAGAACGAGGAGCTGAAACATGAACTCAGCCTCAAGAAATGTCTTCACCAGGAGAATGAGGAGCTGAAACATGAACTCAGCCTCAAGACATGTCTTCACCAGGAGAACGAGGAGCTGAAACATGAACTCAGCCTCAAGAAATGTCTTGACCAGGAGAACGAGGAGCTGAAACATGAACTCAGCCTCAAGACATGTCTTCACCAGGAGAACGAGGAGCTGAAACATGAACTCAGCCTCAAGAAATGTCTTGAACAGGAGAATGAGGAGCTGAAAGAGAGGATCAAAACCAGCCAGGAAGAGTTCAACGCTGAGCTCCAGCTTGCAAAACAGAACA GAGGACACAGAGATCAACAGTATTGA